A single genomic interval of Sulfurovum sp. TSL6 harbors:
- a CDS encoding uroporphyrinogen-III synthase, whose product MTHSDAMIYLLSPMPREGTIHLPIIRFSLLPITIDFSKCDTLMFTSKQAVKSAEALNPEWKKYPCLAIGSATAKEIESLGGKVVYQPKSFYGETLSQDIVIQFQDKKILYLRPKEVSFDSKIFLAKAGIELQEQIIYETSCIHYEKKEKPGKNAVIIFTSPSTIHCFLKNFEWDESYTAVVIGKATKRHLPIHARCEVSDTPNIDACILKAKSVASHKSLLLKLS is encoded by the coding sequence ATGACCCACTCTGATGCTATGATCTATCTTTTATCTCCTATGCCCAGAGAAGGAACGATACATCTGCCCATCATACGTTTTTCACTTCTGCCGATAACGATAGATTTTTCAAAATGTGACACACTGATGTTTACCTCCAAGCAGGCGGTCAAGAGTGCAGAAGCATTAAACCCCGAATGGAAAAAGTACCCTTGTCTAGCCATAGGTTCAGCCACGGCAAAAGAGATAGAATCTTTGGGTGGAAAAGTAGTATACCAACCTAAATCATTTTATGGTGAGACATTAAGTCAAGATATTGTCATACAGTTTCAAGATAAAAAGATCTTATACTTACGCCCTAAAGAAGTCTCTTTTGATTCAAAAATTTTTTTAGCCAAGGCGGGTATAGAACTTCAGGAACAGATCATTTATGAGACTTCCTGTATCCACTATGAGAAAAAAGAGAAACCGGGTAAAAATGCCGTTATTATCTTCACATCTCCTTCGACTATTCATTGTTTCTTGAAAAATTTTGAATGGGATGAAAGCTATACAGCCGTAGTGATAGGTAAAGCGACAAAAAGACATTTACCTATTCATGCACGCTGTGAAGTGTCAGATACACCAAATATAGATGCCTGTATACTAAAAGCAAAAAGTGTGGCTAGTCACAAGAGCCTTCTGCTGAAGTTATCGTAG
- a CDS encoding cation diffusion facilitator family transporter gives MSHELKMSPQKRATLVSSSVATLLVIVKLVLGIASGSVAVLASAIDSLLDMLVSGFNFFAIKKSEEHPDEEYHYGKGKIQAIAAVIEGTIITMSGIYIIYEAIKKLSTGTETTLLTPSIVAMTISIIITYFLVTYLLKVARETDNLVIKADALHYKTDLWSNAAVLIALGLVYMTGMDAIDAIFGLGIGLYIIYSAYEIVKEGIEILLDRALDTDMVENISQIISDHPEITSYHWLKTRTDGTTNFVEFHMVLRPNMLLLEAHRIADQIEDQIFLLDINKKWVITPHFDPYDDESMNVAMLNGEHLSRVIKE, from the coding sequence ATGAGTCATGAGTTAAAAATGTCACCACAAAAACGGGCAACACTTGTGTCAAGTTCTGTTGCAACCCTTTTAGTGATCGTAAAATTGGTCTTGGGAATAGCAAGCGGTTCAGTGGCTGTACTTGCTTCTGCCATAGACTCACTTTTAGATATGTTGGTTTCCGGGTTTAACTTTTTTGCGATTAAAAAGTCAGAAGAACATCCCGATGAAGAGTATCACTACGGTAAAGGTAAAATACAAGCTATTGCCGCGGTAATAGAAGGTACTATCATTACCATGTCGGGTATTTATATTATTTATGAAGCGATTAAAAAGCTAAGCACCGGAACTGAGACTACACTTCTTACACCTTCAATTGTGGCAATGACAATTTCCATTATCATCACCTATTTTTTAGTCACGTATCTCTTGAAAGTTGCAAGAGAAACAGACAATCTTGTGATAAAAGCAGATGCTTTACATTATAAAACTGACCTATGGAGCAATGCTGCTGTTTTGATAGCGTTGGGATTGGTATATATGACAGGTATGGATGCGATTGATGCGATATTTGGTTTAGGGATAGGACTTTATATTATTTACTCTGCCTATGAGATCGTAAAAGAGGGCATAGAGATACTTTTAGACCGTGCACTGGATACGGACATGGTGGAAAATATTAGTCAAATCATCTCGGATCACCCTGAAATAACAAGTTACCATTGGCTAAAAACACGTACGGATGGAACCACTAATTTTGTAGAGTTTCATATGGTCTTACGTCCCAATATGCTACTACTCGAAGCACATCGTATCGCTGACCAAATAGAAGATCAAATCTTTTTACTCGATATAAATAAAAAATGGGTTATCACGCCGCACTTTGATCCTTATGATGATGAAAGTATGAATGTTGCCATGCTCAATGGTGAACATTTATCCAGAGTGATCAAAGAGTAA